The genomic segment CCCTCGATCCCCCCGAACTCCATCTTGTACGTGGTGAGCCCCCGGAAGCTCTTGGAGAACATCTGCCCGCCGATCACGACGTTCCACCGCGTGGAGAAGATCCCCCCCTGGATCAGGATCAGGGAGACGAAGTAGAGCAGCTTCCTAAGCTCCTCGCTCTCCCGGAACCGCCGGAAGATCTTGATGGCGGAGAGGACTCCCAAGGGGAAGAGCATCCCCATGAGGACCTGGACGATGACCAGACTGAAGAAGAGTTTGTTCATGACCAGCTCGCCCAGGATTTTGATCTCCTCCTCGCTCTGGTAAATCCGGTGGATGAAGTCGACGAACTCCAGCGAGAAGTCGACGATGACGGCGTAGAAGAGGAAGGACATCCCCTTGTCGACGCACTTCATGTCGATCTTCCCTCCCATCATGGGGTAGATGATCATGTAGAGAAGGATCACGAGCGCGATCCCGGAGACGATCGCGGAGAAGAGGAAGACGATCGGCATGAGGACGGAACTCCACCACGGGTTCGCCTTGATCGACCCGAAGATGAAGCCGACGTACCCGTGGAGGAGGAACGCCGAGGGGATCCCGATGATGGTGATCACCTTGAGCGCCCGGTTGTCGAACCGGAGCGCCTCGTCGCTTATGTCCTTCGAAAAGAGGGAGAGGACCCGGTGGACATGCCTCATCACGCCCGTCTCCTCCCGCGACCATACGATCATGTCCTTCCGGTAGTCGAACCAGATCTCGACCAGGAGGACCACCATGAGGTACCAGGCGTAGACGAAGCCGAACATCGCCATCGCCGAGCTCGTCTGCGGGGTCAGGAAGATCTCGTAGGCGCGGAACGGGTGTCCCAGGTGGGACACGAGCGACAGCGGCGCGACGAGCAGGAAGGCGAGCGCCGTGAGCATGGCGAGCCGGTAGAGGGGCTGGACCTCCTTGACATTGAAGACCTTGACGAGAGAGGCGAGGATGAACGCCCCCGCGACGACCCCCGTGATGTACGGGTACACGACGATGAGCAGCCCCCAGTGGACCTCGATCTCGTTGGGATAGATGTACCCCGTGATGTGCGGCAGGATCTCGCGCAGCTTTTCCATCATGGCCGGGTTCATCGCACCTCTCCGTCGATGTTGGCATAGAGGACCTTCGGCTCGGTGTTCAGATTCGGCTTGAGGACGAAGATCTTGTTCATCCGCTTGAACCGGGTCATGGGGCT from the Candidatus Deferrimicrobiaceae bacterium genome contains:
- the nrfD gene encoding NrfD/PsrC family molybdoenzyme membrane anchor subunit is translated as MNPAMMEKLREILPHITGYIYPNEIEVHWGLLIVVYPYITGVVAGAFILASLVKVFNVKEVQPLYRLAMLTALAFLLVAPLSLVSHLGHPFRAYEIFLTPQTSSAMAMFGFVYAWYLMVVLLVEIWFDYRKDMIVWSREETGVMRHVHRVLSLFSKDISDEALRFDNRALKVITIIGIPSAFLLHGYVGFIFGSIKANPWWSSVLMPIVFLFSAIVSGIALVILLYMIIYPMMGGKIDMKCVDKGMSFLFYAVIVDFSLEFVDFIHRIYQSEEEIKILGELVMNKLFFSLVIVQVLMGMLFPLGVLSAIKIFRRFRESEELRKLLYFVSLILIQGGIFSTRWNVVIGGQMFSKSFRGLTTYKMEFGGIEG